In one Rutidosis leptorrhynchoides isolate AG116_Rl617_1_P2 chromosome 8, CSIRO_AGI_Rlap_v1, whole genome shotgun sequence genomic region, the following are encoded:
- the LOC139863001 gene encoding mitochondrial phosphate carrier protein 1, mitochondrial-like, whose amino-acid sequence MRKLCEEFTPKYYGICTLGGMLSAGATHLAITPLDVLKVNMQVNPVKYHSIYTSFTTLLKEDGFSAFTRGWTGKFFGYGVQGACRFGLYEYFKKIYSNNLKDQNKSLIFLLSSASAEVIANVALCPFEAIKVRVQAQPHFAKGLVDGFPKLYASEGLCGYKFHLYFDDLFCRLYKGLIPLWGRNLPFSMIMFSTFEHSVDFLYRNAIKRKKEDCSITQQLGVTCLAGYAAGSIGSIISNPADNIVASLNNKKTDSLTMAVKKIGFRNLFTRSLPIRIMLVGPVVTLQWLFYDTIKVLSGLPTSGHISTDAEVTRTKISKY is encoded by the exons ATGAGAAAATTGTGTGAAGAATTCACACCAAAATATTACGGAATCTGCACACTTGGTGGAATGCTTAGTGCTGGAGCAACTCATCTTGCTATTACTCCTCTTGATGTTCTTAAAGTCAATATGCAG GTGAATCCAGTTAAGTATCATAGCATTTATACGAGCTTTACTACTCTACTAAAAGAAGATGGTTTTTCGGCTTTCACGAGAGGTTGGACAGGGAAATTTTTCGGATACGGTGTTCAAGGCGCGTGCAGATTCGGTCTTTATGAATACTTCAAGAAAATTTACTCAAacaacttaaaagaccaaaataaAAGTTTAATTTTTTTATTGAGTAGTGCATCTGCTGAAGTAATTGCAAATGTTGCTCTTTGTCCTTTCGAAGCCATTAAAGTTCGTGTACAAGCTCAACCCCATTTTGCAAAGGGCTTGGTTGACGGTTTTCCTAAGTTATATGCATCCGAAGGTCTTTGTGGGTATAAATTTCATCTTTACTT TGACGATTTGTTTTGTAGGTTATACAAAGGGCTCATTCCGCTTTGGGGTCGTAACTTGCCAT TTTCTATGATCATGTTTTCAACTTTCGAGCACTCAGTGGATTTTCTTTATCGTAATGCAATTAAAAGAAAAAAGGAAGATTGTTCAATTACACAACAGCTTGGGGTTACATGTTTAGCTGGATATGCTGCCGGGTCTATTGGTAGTATAATTTCAAACCCTGCTGACAATATTGTTGCTTCTCTTAATAACAAAAAGACAGATAGTTTGACTATG GCTGTGAAGAAAATTGGGTTTCGGAATTTATTTACAAGAAGTCTTCCTATCAGGATCATGCTTGTCGGGCCTGTCGTGACCTTACAGTGGCTGTTCTATGACACTATCAAGGTGTTAAGTGGCTT ACCAACTAGTGGACACATCAGCACTGATGCAGAAGTTACTAGAAccaagatttcaaaatattga
- the LOC139862214 gene encoding plant intracellular Ras-group-related LRR protein 4-like: protein METNGKSVEEVLEEIMKIHRSLPTRPGIEDIEGAKILIRNLETEEQTKIESIVRQNKRKDVPEELFSVLLEMQKIFIHFQIEEQKKEAVKLLDLEKYHQVFDEMILRASNCCGPSSNGTQSVESSLNTSFSYGLPSTVSVTTKGVSTLYRDKEPVKAFELFTRDDSYVSKSNSVFHGDGLRAGFQSNDVLRPQIVDSTLKPAINSGQDGSKVNLMKLASLIEVSSKKGTKELNLQNKLMDQIEWLPDSIGKLATLITLDLSENRLVTLPSSISGLFSLTKLDLHSNKIVELPESLGDIFSLTYLDLRANQLSSLPASLNRLVRLQELDLSSNNLSILPDSIGSLVNLQKLNIETNNIEEIPHIIGQCVSLKELFADYNKLKALPEAVGKLGSLEILSVRYNNIGRLPTTMSSLTNLKELNVSFNELESVPESLCFATSLVKINVSNNFADLRYLPRSIGNLENLEELDMSNNQIRVFPDSFRMLSKLRVLKTEGNPLDGPPHDVLEKGARAVIQYLNELHEKKDEKVQPIKKKKSWAQKFFSISNKRKRITLTT, encoded by the exons ATGGAAACAAATGGTAAATCAGTAGAAGAAGTGTTGGAAGAGATAATGAAAATTCACAGATCACTTCCAACACGTCCTGGAATCGAAGATATTGAAGGCGCTAAAATCCTAATTCGAAACTTAGAAACCGAAGAACAAACGAAAATCGAATCGATTGTTAGGCAAAACAAGCGAAAAGATGTACCAGAAGAATTGTTCAGTGTTTTATTAGAGATGCAAAAGATATTTATTCATTTTCAGATTGAAGAACAGAAGAAGGAAGCTGTTAAGTTGTTAGATCTTGAAAAATATCACCAGGTGTTCGATGAAATGATTCTGAGAGCTTCAAATTGTTGCGGACCGTCTAGTAATGGTACACAATCTGTTGAATCCAGTTTGAATACCTCGTTTAGTTATGGTTTACCTAGTACGGTGAGTGTGACTACGAAAGGCGTTTCGACTTTGTACCGTGATAAAGAGCCTGTTAAAGCTTTTGAATTGTTTACTAGAGATGATAGTTATGTTAGCAAGTCGAATTCGGTGTTCCATGGGGATGGGTTAAGAGCAGGGTTTCAGTCTAATGATGTTTTAAGGCCTCAGATTGTGGATTCTACACTAAAACCGGCTATAAATTCCG GTCAAGATGGATCGAAAGTGAATCTAATGAAGTTAGCTAGTCTAATTGAAGTGTCTTCAAAGAAAGGAACTAAAGAACTAAATCTACAGAATAAGTTAATGGATCAAATTGAGTGGCTTCCTGATTCGATAGGGAAGTTAGCTACTTTGATCACATTGGATCTGTCCGAAAATCGTCTCGTTACATTACCATCTTCCATTTCAGGCCTTTTTTCACTGACGAAATTAGATTTGCATTCGAACAAAATCGTTGAACTCCCAGAATCTTTGGGGGATATTTTCAGTTTGACTTATCTTGACCTACGTGCGAACCAGTTGTCGTCACTTCCTGCTTCGTTGAATAGATTGGTCCGTCTTCAGGAGCTCGATTTGAGCTCGAACAACCTTTCAATACTTCCGGATTCAATCGGTTCACTTGTTAATCTACAAAAACTTAACATTGAAACCAATAATATTGAAGAAATCCCTCATATTATTGGTCAGTGTGTATCACTTAAAGAGCTTTTTGCAGATTACAACAAGCTTAAAGCTTTACCAGAAGCTGTAGGTAAACTCGGGTCATTAGAAATCCTCTCTGTTCGATACAATAACATAGGCAGGTTGCCAACAACTATGTCATCTTTGACTAATTTGAAGGAGCTTAATGTAAGTTTTAATGAACTTGAATCGGTGCCCGAAAGCTTATGTTTTGCTACTAGTCTTGTTAAAATCAACGTTAGCAACAACTTTGCTGATCTTAGATATTTGCCAAGATCAATTGGGAACCTTGAAAATTTGGAAGAGTTGGATATGAGTAATAATCAAATAAGAGTCTTTCCAGATTCTTTTAGGATGTTATCGAAATTACGAGTGTTGAAAACTGAAGGGAACCCTTTGGATGGACCACCACATGATGTTCTTGAAAAAGGCGCTCGG GCTGTTATTCAGTACTTGAATGAACTTCATGAGAAGAAAGATGAGAAGGTTCAACCAATCAAAAAGAAGAAATCTTGGGCTCAAAAATTCTTTTCAATCTCAAATAAACGCAAGCGAATCACGTTGACCACATGA